The Populus trichocarpa isolate Nisqually-1 chromosome 11, P.trichocarpa_v4.1, whole genome shotgun sequence genome has a segment encoding these proteins:
- the LOC7471863 gene encoding grpE protein homolog 2, mitochondrial — protein sequence MLMTRMLSRLSRSVGQRSLHLCSPSQNHHLLLIPSSQFHEYPNKCITSKVCLFHHSALNSSLFQNFGFTSSASPEPGEKEHGSAVENDGAPTDVKSEETNGSAKLSDPTKVSVSRETKESDAEAVSDLSMDDLVKLVMEKEELLKEKHKEMETMQDKVLRTYAEMENVKERTKREAENSKKFAIQNFAKSLLDVADNLGRASSVVKGNFSKINVSNDAADVVPLLKTLLEGVEMTEKQLGEVFKKYGVEKFDPINEPFDPHRHNAMFEVPDPLKPPGIVAAVLKVGYMLHERVIRPAEVGVTRAVEKDL from the exons ATGTTAATGACCAGGATGTTGTCACGCCTTTCGAGGAGCGTGGGCCAACGCTCTCTGCATCTATGCTCTCCGTCCCAGAATCATCACCTGTTGCTGATTCCCTCTAGTCAGTTTCATGAATATCCTAACAAG TGTATTACAAGTAAGGTTTGTCTGTTTCATCATTCAGCCCTAAATTCCTccctttttcaaaattttgggTTCACTTCATCTGCATCTCCTGAGCCTGGCGAAAAGGAGCATGGGAGCGCTGTAGAAAACGATGGTGCTCCCACTGATGTGAAGTCAGAAGAAACAAATGGAAGTGCAAAACTTTCTGATCCGACAAAAGTTTCAGTTTCACGAGAGACCAAAGAGTCAG ATGCTGAGGCTGTGAGCGATCTGTCAATGGATGATCTGGTGAAGCTTGTGATGGAGAAGGAGGAGCTCTTGAAGGAAAAGCACAAGGAGATGGAGACGATGCAAGATAAAGTTCTCCGCACATATGCAGAAATGGAAAATGTCAAGGAAAGAACAAAACGTGAAGCAGAGAACTCTAAAAAGTTTGCTATCCAG AATTTTGCAAAGAGCCTACTTGATGTGGCAGACAATTTGGGAAGAGCTTCATCAGTTGTCAAAGGAAATTTCTCAAAAATCAATGTGTCAAATGATGCTGCTGATGTAGTACCACTCCTTAAAACACTTTTGGAAGGAGTTGAAATGACTGAGAAACAGCTTGGAGAG GTATTTAAGAAGTATGGAGTAGAAAAATTTGATCCAATAAATGAGCCATTTGATCCGCACAGGCATAATGCAATGTTCGAAGTACCAGATCCTCTTAAGCCTCCGGGGATAGTAGCTGCTGTTCTCAAg GTAGGATATATGCTACATGAAAGAGTCATTCGGCCAGCTGAAGTTGGCGTTACTCGAGCAGTTGAGAAGGATCTGTAG
- the LOC7483624 gene encoding uncharacterized protein LOC7483624 yields MINLLFTVVFTEMALILILLFRTPVRKLVIMAIDQLKQGKGPLVAKTVATTLIVVFTSVLHNALQIRKRLLDAGAVNSADEVLMVERILEASLLGFSLFLAMMIDRLHCYIKELLQVRNELEAVKRLN; encoded by the exons ATGATCAATCTTCTGTTCACCGTAGTATTCACCGAAATGGCTTTGATCCTGATCCTTTTGTTCAGGACCCCTGTAAGGAAGCTAGTGATCATGGCGATTGACCAGTTGAAGCAAGGGAAGGGTCCGTTGGTGGCGAAAACTGTGGCGACAACCTTGATTGTGGTGTTCACTTCCGTCTTGCACAACGCGCTGCAGATTAGGAAACGCTTGCTAGATGCCGGCGCCGTTAATTCTGCCGACGAGGTTCTTATGGTAGAACGCATCCTCGAAGCATCTCTTCTAG GATTTTCTCTGTTTCTGGCAATGATGATAGATAGACTACATTGCTATATCAAAGAACTGCTTCAGGTTAGAAATGAATTGGAAGCGGTGAAAAGATTAAACTAG